The following are encoded in a window of Flavobacterium sp. WC2421 genomic DNA:
- a CDS encoding protein-glutamate O-methyltransferase CheR: MIEFSDIDEIVFLIKKQYGYDFEGYSRASLLRRINRFMELSGLVTIVHLKNELVNNPENFNTFINEIVVNVSEFFRDPDFFKSLINNVFPYLESYPKINIWSAGCSFGEETYSLAILLKEMNLLCKSRLYATDISTNALDKSKKGIYSNKDFKEYSKNYFSCGGKESLNQYFVSDGQKSIINAELKKDILFSRHNLVTDGVFKECQLILCRNVLIYFNDELQNKVLKLFYDSLPVHGFLALGNKETLRFSTIQDKFRIIDGKEKIYQKIK, from the coding sequence ATGATAGAATTTAGCGACATAGATGAAATAGTTTTTTTAATAAAAAAACAATATGGTTACGACTTTGAAGGGTATTCTAGAGCTTCCCTTTTGAGACGTATCAATCGATTTATGGAACTATCTGGCTTGGTTACAATCGTTCATTTAAAGAATGAATTAGTGAACAATCCTGAAAATTTTAATACTTTCATAAATGAAATTGTTGTGAATGTAAGTGAGTTTTTTAGAGATCCAGACTTTTTCAAATCCTTAATAAATAATGTGTTTCCTTATTTAGAGAGTTACCCTAAAATCAATATATGGAGTGCAGGTTGTTCTTTTGGTGAAGAAACGTACTCTTTGGCTATTCTGTTGAAAGAAATGAATTTACTGTGTAAATCAAGATTATACGCCACTGATATCAGTACAAATGCTTTAGACAAATCAAAAAAAGGAATTTATTCTAATAAGGATTTCAAAGAATACTCAAAGAATTATTTTTCATGTGGAGGTAAAGAATCTTTGAATCAATATTTTGTTTCTGATGGACAGAAATCGATAATAAATGCCGAACTAAAAAAAGACATTTTGTTTTCTCGACACAATTTAGTGACCGATGGTGTTTTCAAAGAATGTCAGCTTATTTTATGCCGTAATGTTTTAATTTATTTCAATGACGAATTACAAAATAAAGTTTTAAAACTGTTTTATGATAGTTTACCTGTTCATGGGTTTTTGGCACTTGGAAATAAAGAAACACTACGATTCAGCACGATTCAAGATAAATTTAGAATTATTGATGGCAAGGAAAAAATTTATCAAAAAATAAAATGA
- a CDS encoding chemotaxis protein CheB, with the protein MKTIIIGGSAGSFNLILSILKGLDKEMNIPIVIILHRLKNTKTILEDYLQLESHYIVKEGEDKEFIKAGYIYTAPSDYHLLLNENLSFSLDASEEINYSRPSIDVSFESFSCVLKENCCGILLSGANQDGAKGLKIIAENRGETIVQDCNEAEFESMPRAAIEIYKNHTVCTLNTIIKKMNSYAK; encoded by the coding sequence ATGAAAACGATAATTATTGGGGGATCAGCAGGTTCTTTTAATCTTATATTATCCATTCTAAAAGGATTGGATAAGGAGATGAATATACCTATCGTCATTATTTTACATAGACTGAAAAATACAAAAACTATTTTAGAAGATTACTTACAATTAGAATCACATTATATAGTAAAAGAGGGAGAGGATAAAGAATTTATAAAAGCTGGATATATTTATACGGCACCATCCGATTATCATTTGTTATTAAATGAAAACTTAAGTTTCTCATTGGATGCTTCAGAAGAAATTAATTATAGCAGGCCATCAATAGATGTCAGTTTTGAGTCTTTTTCTTGTGTTTTAAAAGAAAATTGTTGTGGAATACTTTTATCAGGAGCAAATCAAGATGGAGCAAAGGGATTGAAAATAATTGCAGAGAATAGGGGAGAGACAATTGTTCAAGATTGTAATGAAGCCGAATTTGAATCCATGCCCCGAGCGGCAATTGAAATATATAAAAATCATACAGTGTGCACACTTAACACTATTATTAAAAAAATGAATAGCTATGCCAAATAA
- a CDS encoding response regulator — protein MPNKKHTLLLIDDKPENLMALKSILDLPEREIICCLSGNEALQILLKKKVSLILVDVQMPDMDGYEFVEIIKSHPDTAFIPTIFVTAISNEHKYITKAYDLGAIDFLFKPLNTEITRKKVESFLKIWDYDQELKRLNETLAQKNEELEQFAHIIAHDLKTPLGNIQALINLIEEDHIINVDGEVAELFDMVKTSSKSMSKLIEDLLYYSKNVQNNEGKEEVNIALALDEVLKLINPPENVQIEKVNLNHDILFQPIAFHQIISNIVSNAIKYNNKEISKISISLDSENSTLSIKDNGPGIADKYHNKIFEMFQTLGNSSNGESSTGIGLNLVKKLVERNNVTIDVKNNSDVGCEFVISNIEITSKNA, from the coding sequence ATGCCAAATAAAAAACATACTCTTTTATTAATTGATGACAAACCCGAAAATTTGATGGCTTTAAAGAGTATTCTAGATCTTCCGGAAAGAGAAATTATATGTTGTTTGTCTGGAAATGAAGCTTTACAAATATTACTTAAGAAAAAGGTTTCTTTAATTCTTGTTGATGTTCAAATGCCTGATATGGATGGGTATGAGTTTGTGGAAATTATAAAAAGTCATCCAGATACAGCGTTTATTCCTACTATTTTTGTCACAGCAATTAGCAATGAACATAAATATATTACTAAGGCCTATGACTTAGGGGCTATAGATTTTTTATTTAAACCTTTAAATACAGAGATTACTCGAAAAAAAGTAGAATCATTTTTAAAAATTTGGGATTATGATCAAGAACTAAAAAGGTTAAATGAAACACTAGCTCAAAAGAATGAAGAGTTAGAACAATTTGCACATATCATTGCTCATGATTTAAAAACTCCTTTGGGGAATATTCAAGCATTAATTAATCTAATTGAGGAAGACCATATCATTAATGTTGATGGTGAAGTTGCTGAATTGTTTGATATGGTAAAAACTTCGTCAAAAAGTATGTCTAAACTTATTGAAGATTTATTGTATTACAGTAAAAATGTGCAAAATAATGAAGGAAAAGAAGAAGTCAATATTGCATTGGCACTCGATGAAGTTTTAAAACTCATAAATCCACCAGAAAATGTTCAAATTGAGAAAGTAAATTTAAATCATGATATTCTATTTCAACCGATTGCTTTTCATCAAATTATTTCAAATATAGTTTCGAATGCTATTAAATATAATAATAAAGAAATTTCAAAAATTAGCATTAGTTTAGATAGTGAGAATTCCACTTTGTCAATTAAAGATAATGGTCCAGGAATAGCGGACAAGTATCATAATAAAATTTTCGAAATGTTTCAAACTTTAGGTAATAGTTCTAATGGTGAAAGTAGTACAGGAATTGGATTAAACTTAGTTAAGAAACTAGTGGAGAGAAATAATGTTACTATCGATGTTAAAAATAATTCAGATGTAGGATGTGAGTTTGTGATTTCTAATATTGAGATTACAAGTAAGAATGCATAA
- the ettA gene encoding energy-dependent translational throttle protein EttA: protein MSDDKKVIFSMSKLSKTYTGADKPVLKNIYLSFFYGAKIGILGLNGSGKSSLLKIIAGVDKNYQGDVVFAPGYTVGYLEQEPILDDSKTVIEIVREGVAETMQVLEEYNKINDLFGLPENYEDADKMDKLMDRQAALQDKIDALGAWEIDTKLEIAMDALRTPDGDTPIKNLSGGERRRVALCRLLLQQPDVLLLDEPTNHLDAESVLWLEQHLAQYAGTVIAVTHDRYFLDNVAGWILELDRGEGIPWKGNYSSWLDQKSSRMALEEKVASKRRKNLERELDWVRQGAKGRQTKQKARLQNYDKLLNEDQKALDEKLEIYIPNGPRLGTNVIEAKGVAKAYGDKLLYDNLNFTLPQAGIVGIIGPNGAGKSTIFRMIMGEEKPDAGEFAIGDTVKIAYVDQAHSNIDPNKSIWENFCDGQELIMMGGRQVNSRAYLSRFNFGGSDQNKKVSTLSGGERNRLHLAMTLKEEGNVLLLDEPTNDLDINTLRALEEGLDSFAGCAVVISHDRWFLDRICTHILAFEGDSDVYYFEGGFSEYEENKKKRLGGDLTPKRLKYRKLIRG from the coding sequence ATGTCAGACGATAAAAAAGTAATTTTCTCAATGTCAAAATTGAGTAAAACTTATACAGGAGCAGATAAACCCGTTCTTAAAAATATCTATTTAAGTTTTTTCTACGGTGCCAAAATTGGTATTTTAGGTCTTAACGGATCAGGTAAATCTTCTTTATTAAAAATTATTGCAGGAGTAGATAAAAACTACCAAGGAGATGTAGTTTTTGCTCCTGGATATACAGTAGGTTATTTAGAACAAGAGCCTATTTTGGACGACAGTAAAACCGTAATCGAAATTGTTCGTGAAGGGGTTGCTGAAACGATGCAAGTGCTTGAAGAATACAATAAAATCAACGACTTATTTGGTCTTCCAGAAAATTATGAAGATGCAGACAAGATGGACAAATTGATGGATCGTCAAGCAGCGCTTCAAGATAAAATTGACGCATTGGGTGCTTGGGAAATTGATACTAAATTAGAGATTGCCATGGATGCTTTGCGTACTCCAGATGGTGATACTCCAATCAAAAATCTTTCCGGTGGAGAGCGTCGTCGTGTCGCTTTATGTCGTTTGTTATTACAACAACCTGATGTATTGCTTTTAGATGAGCCTACGAATCACTTGGATGCCGAAAGTGTCCTTTGGTTAGAACAACATTTAGCACAATATGCAGGAACAGTAATCGCTGTAACGCACGATAGATACTTCTTAGATAATGTTGCAGGTTGGATTCTTGAGTTGGATAGAGGTGAAGGTATTCCATGGAAAGGGAATTATTCTTCTTGGTTAGACCAAAAGTCAAGCCGAATGGCATTAGAAGAAAAAGTAGCTTCTAAGCGTAGAAAAAACTTAGAACGTGAGTTGGACTGGGTTCGTCAAGGAGCTAAAGGACGTCAAACAAAACAAAAAGCACGTTTACAGAACTACGATAAGTTATTGAACGAAGACCAAAAAGCATTAGATGAAAAATTAGAAATTTATATCCCGAATGGTCCCCGCTTAGGTACCAATGTAATTGAAGCCAAAGGTGTTGCTAAGGCATATGGAGATAAGTTATTGTATGATAATTTGAATTTTACTTTGCCGCAAGCAGGAATTGTTGGAATCATCGGGCCCAATGGTGCTGGTAAATCTACTATTTTCAGAATGATAATGGGTGAGGAGAAACCAGATGCTGGAGAGTTTGCTATTGGAGACACAGTTAAGATTGCTTATGTCGATCAAGCACACTCTAATATTGATCCTAATAAATCAATTTGGGAAAACTTCTGCGATGGGCAAGAATTAATTATGATGGGTGGACGCCAAGTGAATTCACGTGCTTATTTAAGCCGTTTCAATTTTGGTGGAAGCGATCAAAACAAAAAAGTGTCTACACTTTCGGGAGGTGAACGTAACCGTTTGCACCTTGCTATGACTTTGAAAGAAGAAGGAAATGTATTGTTATTGGATGAGCCTACTAATGATTTGGACATTAATACACTACGTGCATTAGAGGAAGGATTGGATAGTTTTGCAGGTTGTGCAGTAGTAATTTCTCACGACAGGTGGTTCTTAGATAGAATTTGTACGCACATTCTAGCTTTTGAAGGAGATTCTGATGTGTATTATTTTGAAGGTGGTTTCTCTGAATACGAAGAGAACAAGAAAAAACGTTTAGGTGGTGATTTAACTCCAAAACGTTTGAAATACAGAAAATTAATTAGAGGATAA